In Primulina tabacum isolate GXHZ01 unplaced genomic scaffold, ASM2559414v2 Contig629, whole genome shotgun sequence, a single genomic region encodes these proteins:
- the LOC142534627 gene encoding abscisic acid receptor PYL8-like — protein MMNVKGLSETEIEYIRKHHQHEITDNQCNSFLIKHIKAPIHLVWSLVRRFDQPQKYKPFVSRCVVQGNLEIGSLREVDVKSGLPATTSTERLELLDDEEHILSVRIVGGDHRLRNYASTVSVHPEVIEGRPGTMVIESFVVDVPEGNTKDETCFFVEALIKCNLKSLADVSERLAVQDRTEPIDHD, from the exons ATGATGAATGTGAAAGGATTGAGCGAGACGGAGATAGAGTACATAAGGAAGCATCACCAGCACGAGATTACAGATAATCAATGCAATTCCTTTCTAATCAAGCATATTAAAGCTCCTATCCATCTC GTTTGGTCTCTGGTGCGGAGATTTGATCAACCACAGAAATACAAACCTTTTGTCAGCCGATGCGTTGTGCAAGGAAATCTTGAAATTGGGAGTCTGAGGGAAGTTGATGTCAAGTCTGGTCTTCCTGCCACTACCAGCACGGAGAGATTGGAGCTTCTTGACGATGAAGAGCACATACTTAGTGTCAGGATTGTTGGTGGAGATCACAGGCTCAGA AACTATGCTTCCACTGTATCTGTCCATCCAGAAGTAATCGAAGGGAGACCTGGGACAATGGTGATCGAATCATTTGTCGTGGATGTGCCTGAAGGAAACACAAAAGACGAAACTTGTTTCTTTGTTGAAGCGCTGATCAAATGTAATCTTAAGTCACTCGCTGACGTTTCTGAGAGGCTTGCAGTGCAGGACAGGACCGAGCCTAtcgatcatgactaa
- the LOC142534625 gene encoding polypyrimidine tract-binding protein homolog 2-like, with amino-acid sequence MSSVSSQPQFRYTQTPSKVLHLRNLPWECSEEELIELGKPFGKVVNTKCNVGANKNQAFIEFSETNQAIAMISYYSSSSEPAMVRGKTVYVQYSNRQEIVNNKTTADVAGNVLLVTIEGNDARLVSIDVLHLVFSAFGFVHKITTFEKTAGFQALVQFTDAETASAAKDALDGRSIPSYLIPELGPCSLKITYSAHTDLSVKFQSHRSRDYTNPHLPVAPSAIDASSQFSLGVDGKKLEPESNVLLASIENMQYAVTLDVLQTVFSAFGPVLKIAMFDKNGGLQALIQYPDVQTAVVAKEALEGHCIYDGGYCKLHITYSRHTDLSIKINNDRSRDYTIPNTPVLNSQLSMLGQQRYPLGGPGAPAYNTAQYAPGPHAMPPHSTGWNPSAMPPHSAGWNPSSVPQSMPMQMHNYPYVPPGVAPPAMGPGMGPPHGQNGMPHSSNAPISSTIAAEIFHMLNDYGLYTGGVVFNQLINPIFRACFILGYGGKMW; translated from the exons ATGTCGTCTGTCTCAAGCCAGCCACAGTTTCGCTACACACAAACTCCTTCCAAGGTTCTCCATCTGAGAAACTTACCTTGGGAATGTTCCGAAGAGGAACTGATAGAACTGGGGAAGCCATTTGGCAAAGTTGTTAACACAAAGTGTAATGTTGGTGCAAATAAAAATCAAGCTTTTATTGAATTC TCGGAAACTAATCAAGCAATTGCTATGATATCATATTATTCATCATCCTCAGAGCCAGCTATGGTGCGAGGGAAAACCGTCTATGTACAATATTCCAACAGGCAAGAAATAGTAAACAATAAAACTACTGCAGATGTTGCTGGAAATGTGCTCTTGGTAACGATTGAGGGGAATGATGCACGTCTTGTCAGCATTGATGTCCTGCATTTG GTGTTTTCTGCATTTGGGTTTGTACACAAGATTACTACATTTGAGAAGACTGCTGGTTTTCAG GCGCTTGTTCAGTTTACTGATGCAGAAACTGCTTCTGCTGCAAAGGATGCTCTTGATGGAAGAAGCATTCCAAG TTACTTGATTCCAGAGTTGGGACCATGTTCCCTCAAGATCACATATTCTGCACATACAGATCTAAGCGTAAAATTCCAGTCTCATCGCAGTAG GGATTATACGAACCCTCATCTTCCTGTCGCTCCTTCAGCTATTGACGCAAGCAGCCAG TTCTCTTTAGGAGTTGATGGAAAAAAACTGGAGCCAGAGAGCAATGTTCTTCTTGCTTCTATTGAAAACATGCAATACGCTGTCACTCTGGATGTCTTACAAACG GTCTTTTCGGCTTTTGGTCCTGTTTTAAAGATTGCAATGTTCGATAAAAATGGGGGTCTTCAGGCTTTGATACAGTACCCTG ACGTACAAACTGCTGTTGTTGCAAAGGAAGCTTTGGAAGGGCATTGCATTTATGATGGCGGATATTGCAAGCTTCATATCACATATTCTCGACACACGGATCTCAGCATCAAA ATCAATAATGATAGGAGCAGAGACTACACGATTCCCAACACTCCTGTCTTGAACTCCCAACTCTCGATGCTAGGACAACAACGGTATCCATTGGGAGGTCCAGGTGCTCCAGCTTACAACACAGCACAATATGCTCCAGGTCCTCATGCCATGCCTCCACATTCTACAGGGTGGAACCCCTCTGCCATGCCTCCACATTCTGCTGGGTGGAACCCCTCTTCAGTGCCTCAATCTATGCCGATGCAAATGCATAATTACCCTTATGTCCCGCCTGGAGTTGCTCCTCCTGCAATGGGCCCCGGAATGGGTCCCCCTCACGGTCAGAATGGGATGCCACACTCATCCAATGCCCCCATATCATCCACAATAGCTGCTGAGATATTTCATATGCTGAATGACTATGGACTGTACACTGGCGGTGTGGTGTTTAATCAACTGATTAATCCTATCTTTCgtgcatgttttattcttggTTATGGTGGCAAGATGTGGTAG